A window from Candidatus Thermoplasmatota archaeon encodes these proteins:
- a CDS encoding response regulator has protein sequence MDKKLMVVDDDPDILITIRNIFEREGYEVYTVDSGRDCIEELERGFTGIILMDIMMPFMDGWDTIREIVQRGYAKNVVISIVTAKGTRDHEKMKGLETYVHDYIAKPFDVKTLVNNVKSIVC, from the coding sequence ATGGATAAAAAACTCATGGTTGTAGACGATGACCCTGATATACTTATAACTATTAGGAATATTTTTGAGCGTGAGGGTTACGAGGTTTATACTGTTGACAGTGGAAGGGATTGCATAGAAGAACTAGAGAGAGGATTCACAGGCATTATACTCATGGATATCATGATGCCTTTTATGGACGGATGGGACACGATAAGGGAGATAGTCCAAAGAGGCTATGCAAAAAACGTTGTGATATCAATAGTTACTGCAAAGGGTACTAGGGACCACGAGAAAATGAAAGGACTTGAAACATATGTACATGATTACATAGCTAAGCCTTTTGACGTAAAAACATTAGTCAACAATGTTAAAAGCATTGTCTGTTAG
- a CDS encoding sodium:solute symporter family protein, translating to MIYFLVLVIVYFSLLIVVGLVAYRKTKKTPEDYFIAGRTFGPLVLFFSLAATNFSAFTFLGFAGNAYKSGLGQYGIMGFGTAIMAVMFFVLGRKIWKQGREKRYITPPELIGDRFDSRFLRLLFMGVMVIFTVPYLAVQAVGAGILIQYVSGSISWQIGAVATIVVIMFYILLGGMRGSGWADVIQGIMMITAMTLAVVFVSISLGGFENANLIAYDANPVLFSRPGGSEYFTMQIWFSFMLLWFFVDPMFPQLFTLFYTAKNQRSLKVSMILYPIVVSFLFLFPVLIGVWAHGAGVIMPVGQEDMVLPVMVQTYAPSVVFAFVMVGALAAFISTADSQLLSLSTMLSHDLLGLKKSRREVLYGKVVIVLLSLFAVLFVIGGYNPNEGIMGTLVKTTFSGLVVLCPTTVAALYWKKATKYGCIASIVVGEVSIILFHYKFLPDFGFLPGILALIVAAIVLVIISYLSSIKIEDDL from the coding sequence TTGATATACTTCCTCGTTTTGGTCATAGTTTATTTTTCTTTACTTATTGTTGTTGGTTTGGTTGCTTATAGAAAAACTAAGAAGACCCCTGAGGATTATTTTATAGCTGGTCGCACTTTTGGTCCTCTGGTTTTGTTTTTTTCCCTAGCTGCTACTAATTTCTCTGCTTTTACTTTTCTTGGTTTTGCTGGTAACGCGTATAAGAGTGGCCTTGGTCAGTATGGTATAATGGGTTTTGGTACAGCCATTATGGCTGTTATGTTTTTTGTTCTCGGTAGAAAAATCTGGAAACAAGGTAGAGAAAAAAGATACATTACGCCTCCTGAGCTTATCGGTGATCGTTTTGATAGCAGGTTTTTGCGTCTTTTGTTTATGGGTGTCATGGTTATTTTTACTGTGCCTTATCTAGCGGTTCAGGCTGTTGGAGCAGGTATTTTGATTCAATATGTATCTGGTAGTATTAGCTGGCAGATTGGTGCTGTTGCAACGATTGTTGTCATCATGTTCTATATTTTGCTTGGTGGTATGCGTGGTTCTGGTTGGGCTGATGTTATCCAGGGGATTATGATGATTACAGCTATGACATTGGCTGTGGTTTTTGTTTCAATAAGTCTTGGTGGTTTTGAGAATGCCAATCTCATTGCGTATGATGCTAATCCTGTTTTGTTTTCTCGTCCTGGTGGCAGCGAGTATTTTACTATGCAGATATGGTTTTCGTTCATGCTTTTGTGGTTTTTTGTTGATCCTATGTTTCCTCAGCTTTTCACGCTTTTTTATACAGCTAAGAATCAGAGGTCTCTTAAGGTTTCTATGATACTGTATCCCATTGTTGTGTCATTTTTGTTTTTGTTCCCTGTGCTTATTGGTGTTTGGGCTCATGGAGCAGGTGTTATTATGCCTGTTGGCCAGGAGGACATGGTGCTTCCTGTGATGGTTCAGACTTATGCTCCATCTGTTGTTTTTGCTTTTGTTATGGTTGGTGCTCTTGCTGCTTTTATTTCAACAGCTGACTCACAATTGCTTTCTTTGTCAACTATGCTTTCTCATGATCTGCTTGGTTTGAAGAAAAGTAGGCGAGAGGTTTTGTATGGCAAGGTTGTGATTGTTTTGTTGTCTTTGTTTGCTGTTTTGTTTGTTATAGGTGGTTATAACCCTAATGAGGGGATTATGGGTACGCTTGTTAAAACAACGTTTTCTGGTCTTGTTGTTCTTTGTCCTACTACTGTTGCTGCTTTATATTGGAAAAAAGCTACAAAATACGGGTGCATAGCTAGCATAGTTGTTGGCGAGGTTTCTATTATTTTATTCCACTATAAGTTTTTACCTGATTTTGGTTTCTTACCAGGGATACTGGCTTTAATTGTAGCTGCGATAGTCCTTGTAATAATTAGTTATCTTTCTTCAATTAAAATAGAGGATGATCTATAG
- the rsmA gene encoding 16S rRNA (adenine(1518)-N(6)/adenine(1519)-N(6))-dimethyltransferase RsmA, with the protein MVKRKTSQNFLVDRNIAELEVKHADINKGDVVLEIGPGTGILTSLIADKASKVIAVEIDRELVDRLRSFLPENVMLINDDALRVDFSKLPRFNKIISNLPFHISSPITFKFLDYDFELAVLIYQKEFADRMVAKPGGEGYSRLSVGVYYKSFCDVVAVVPKTCFYPQPKVDSSLIKLRPRKTPPFSVKDEKLFFDLTRNLFNHRRKKISTTIGKLYGVQSDDLPYFDRRVEELSPEQIGKVCDFLFDEIYSG; encoded by the coding sequence ATGGTTAAACGTAAAACAAGTCAGAATTTTTTAGTTGACAGGAATATCGCTGAGTTAGAGGTTAAACACGCTGATATAAACAAGGGGGATGTTGTTCTTGAGATAGGCCCTGGTACAGGTATTTTAACTTCTCTGATCGCTGATAAAGCAAGTAAGGTTATTGCTGTTGAGATAGATAGAGAGTTGGTTGATAGGCTTAGAAGTTTTTTACCAGAAAATGTTATGCTTATAAACGACGATGCCCTCAGGGTTGATTTCAGTAAATTACCGAGGTTTAACAAGATCATCTCAAACCTACCGTTTCATATCTCTTCGCCTATAACATTCAAGTTTCTGGATTATGATTTTGAGTTAGCGGTCTTGATTTATCAGAAGGAGTTTGCTGATCGCATGGTTGCAAAACCTGGTGGCGAAGGTTATTCACGTTTGTCTGTTGGTGTTTATTACAAATCCTTCTGTGATGTTGTTGCTGTTGTCCCAAAAACGTGTTTTTATCCACAACCAAAAGTAGATTCTTCTTTGATCAAGCTGAGACCTAGAAAAACCCCTCCTTTCTCTGTTAAAGATGAAAAACTCTTTTTTGATTTAACTAGAAACCTGTTTAATCATAGGAGGAAAAAAATTAGTACCACGATAGGAAAATTGTATGGTGTGCAATCTGATGATTTGCCTTATTTTGATAGGCGTGTTGAGGAGCTTTCTCCTGAGCAGATCGGTAAGGTATGTGATTTTTTGTTTGATGAGATATACTCTGGGTAG